A region of Rhodospirillales bacterium DNA encodes the following proteins:
- a CDS encoding urate hydroxylase PuuD — MDTAYVVEWLNLLGRWAHMIVGVAWIGASFYFIWLDDSLEPPKSADDAARGVGGEVWSVHGGGFYHAQKYRVAPPELPPTLHWFKWEAYTTWISGMFLMALVYYYGAEVALVDPLVRDLSQGWAIAIGLAFIAGGWIVYDGLCRSPLGNDTAVLAAILAALVAAAAWGLCQLFSGRGAFIHFGAMLGTIMVANVFVVIIPGQKELVKAKREGRAPDPRYGLMGKQRSLHNTFFTLPVLFAMIANHYAFATGHRWNWAILIALTVAGGLVRLWFVQRHTGAGNPMTLAAGLLTLIVTAVVVAPRDEVAVELAGKTEFAQVAQVVGQRCAGCHALRPTREGFAAPPKGVMLETPGQLKAYAPALLQQVWHSRAMPPGNVTELTDDERALIARWVRQGAPTR, encoded by the coding sequence ATGGATACCGCCTACGTCGTCGAGTGGCTGAATCTGCTGGGGCGCTGGGCCCACATGATCGTCGGCGTCGCCTGGATCGGCGCCTCGTTCTATTTCATCTGGCTCGACGACAGCCTGGAGCCGCCCAAGTCCGCGGACGATGCCGCCCGCGGCGTCGGCGGCGAGGTCTGGTCGGTGCACGGCGGCGGCTTCTACCACGCGCAGAAATACCGCGTGGCGCCGCCCGAACTGCCGCCGACCCTGCACTGGTTCAAGTGGGAGGCCTACACCACCTGGATCAGCGGCATGTTCCTGATGGCGCTGGTCTACTACTACGGCGCCGAGGTCGCGCTGGTCGATCCGCTGGTGCGCGACCTGTCGCAGGGCTGGGCGATCGCCATCGGGCTGGCCTTCATCGCCGGCGGCTGGATCGTCTACGACGGGCTGTGCCGCAGTCCGCTGGGGAACGACACCGCCGTGCTGGCGGCGATCCTCGCCGCGCTGGTGGCGGCGGCCGCGTGGGGCCTGTGCCAGCTCTTCTCCGGCCGCGGCGCCTTCATCCATTTCGGCGCCATGCTCGGCACGATCATGGTCGCCAACGTCTTCGTCGTGATCATCCCCGGCCAGAAGGAGCTGGTGAAGGCCAAGAGGGAGGGGCGCGCGCCCGATCCGAGATACGGGCTGATGGGCAAGCAGCGCTCGCTGCACAACACGTTCTTCACCCTGCCCGTGCTGTTCGCGATGATCGCCAACCACTACGCCTTCGCCACCGGCCACCGCTGGAACTGGGCCATCCTGATCGCCCTGACCGTGGCCGGCGGGCTGGTGCGGCTGTGGTTCGTGCAGCGCCACACCGGCGCCGGCAATCCGATGACGCTGGCGGCGGGGCTGCTGACCTTGATCGTCACGGCGGTGGTCGTGGCGCCGCGCGACGAGGTCGCCGTCGAGCTGGCCGGCAAGACGGAGTTCGCGCAGGTGGCGCAGGTCGTGGGGCAGCGCTGCGCCGGCTGCCACGCGCTGCGCCCGACCCGCGAGGGCTTCGCCGCGCCGCCCAAGGGCGTGATGCTGGAGACGCCGGGCCAGCTCAAAGCCTACGCGCCGGCGCTGCTGCAGCAGGTCTGGCACTCCCGCGCCATGCCGCCGGGCAACGTCACCGAGCTGACCGACGACGAGCGCGCCCTGATCGCCCGCTGGGTCCGCCAGGGCGCGCCGACGCGTTAG
- a CDS encoding crotonase/enoyl-CoA hydratase family protein — protein sequence MTASLIPQVLADGKVLVSRDGPVQTIIVNRPEVRNALDNDAARALAAAFAAFDADDTARVAVLTGAGGAFCSGADLKALGAGVDYFPWAGSDDGPLRAPPSKPLIAAIEGHACAGGLGLALFCDIRVVDETAVFGVFSRRWGVPMSDGTTVRLPRIVGMGRALDMLITGRAVGADEAVAIGLASRKVGRGRTRAEAEKLAREIAGFPQIALRSDRRSTYEAFDRDQAAALRREMELSLEARRVEAQGGAARFAEGAGRHGSFKD from the coding sequence ATGACGGCGTCGCTGATTCCCCAGGTTCTGGCCGACGGCAAGGTGCTGGTGTCACGCGACGGGCCGGTGCAGACGATCATCGTCAACCGGCCGGAGGTGCGGAACGCGCTCGACAACGACGCCGCCCGCGCGCTGGCCGCCGCCTTCGCCGCGTTCGACGCCGATGACACCGCCCGCGTCGCCGTGCTCACCGGCGCCGGCGGCGCCTTCTGCTCCGGCGCCGACCTCAAGGCGCTGGGCGCCGGCGTCGACTATTTCCCGTGGGCCGGCAGCGACGACGGCCCGTTGCGCGCGCCGCCGTCGAAGCCGCTGATCGCCGCGATCGAGGGCCACGCCTGCGCCGGCGGGCTCGGCCTGGCGCTGTTCTGCGACATCCGCGTCGTCGACGAGACCGCCGTGTTCGGCGTGTTCTCGCGCCGCTGGGGCGTGCCGATGAGCGACGGCACGACCGTCCGCCTGCCCCGGATCGTCGGCATGGGCCGGGCGCTGGACATGCTGATCACCGGCCGCGCCGTCGGCGCCGACGAGGCGGTCGCCATCGGCCTGGCCAGCCGCAAGGTCGGGCGCGGCCGCACGCGGGCCGAGGCCGAGAAATTGGCGCGCGAGATCGCCGGCTTCCCGCAGATCGCGCTGCGCTCGGACCGCAGATCGACCTACGAAGCGTTCGACCGCGACCAGGCCGCCGCCCTCCGCCGCGAGATGGAGCTGTCGCTGGAGGCGCGCCGCGTCGAGGCCCAGGGCGGCGCCGCCCGCTTCGCCGAGGGCGCCGGCAGGCACGGCAGCTTCAAGGATTGA
- a CDS encoding ComF family protein — MPLDALRRRLAAAPLPAVAAVARRWGRVALDAVLPPLCLSCGDPVDEPGALCAACWAKVEFVAPPACARCGYPFETDVGPDALCAACMAKPPRYRRARAAFRYAEGSRGMVLMFKHADRLDATPAFGRWMARAGASLLADADIVAPVPLHRWRLLWRRYNQSAELARAIGAASGRLVVPDLLVRHRRTPSQADLSARERRRNVAGAFSVEPRHRAMVRDRTVLLVDDVLTTGATVESCARALRRAGAAHVDVLTLARVVRPEVR; from the coding sequence ATGCCGCTCGACGCCCTCCGTCGCCGCCTCGCCGCCGCGCCGCTTCCGGCCGTGGCCGCCGTCGCGCGGCGCTGGGGCCGCGTCGCGCTGGACGCGGTGCTGCCGCCGCTGTGCCTGTCCTGCGGCGATCCCGTCGACGAGCCCGGCGCGTTGTGCGCGGCGTGCTGGGCCAAGGTCGAGTTCGTGGCGCCGCCGGCCTGCGCGCGCTGCGGCTATCCGTTCGAGACCGATGTCGGGCCCGACGCGCTGTGCGCGGCCTGCATGGCGAAGCCGCCGCGCTACCGCCGGGCGCGCGCGGCGTTCCGCTACGCCGAGGGCTCGCGCGGCATGGTGCTGATGTTCAAGCACGCCGACCGGCTCGACGCGACGCCGGCTTTCGGGCGCTGGATGGCGCGGGCCGGCGCGTCGCTGCTGGCCGACGCCGACATCGTGGCGCCGGTGCCGCTGCACCGCTGGCGCCTGCTGTGGCGGCGCTACAACCAGTCGGCCGAGCTGGCGCGCGCCATCGGCGCGGCGTCGGGCCGGCTGGTGGTGCCCGATCTGCTCGTGCGCCACCGCCGCACCCCGTCGCAGGCCGATCTCTCGGCCCGCGAACGCCGACGCAACGTCGCCGGCGCGTTCAGCGTCGAGCCGCGCCACCGCGCGATGGTGCGCGACCGGACGGTGCTGCTGGTCGACGACGTGCTGACCACCGGCGCCACGGTCGAGTCCTGCGCCCGCGCCCTGCGCCGCGCCGGCGCCGCCCATGTCGACGTGCTGACCCTGGCGCGCGTCGTGCGGCCGGAGGTGCGGTAG